From a region of the Candidatus Brocadia sp. genome:
- a CDS encoding amino acid ABC transporter ATP-binding protein, with the protein MIEIDNLFKAYDQQFLFKGLHLAMEKGNVVSLIGPSGSGKSTLLRCLNGLELFQRGCIAVDGQRLYGVNEQAYHKEQAALAVKNIRRQVGMVFQQFNLFPHMSVLHNITVAPMHVLGVEQAEAEAQAVSLLRKVHLEKKAQKYPGQLSGGEQQRVAIARALAMKPEAMLFDEPTSSLDPVMIEEVLQVIKDLVVEGMTTIIATHEMGFARDVSTRVIFLDKGEIVEQGSPQEMFFHPQGERTKAFLSRFMK; encoded by the coding sequence ATGATAGAAATTGATAATCTGTTCAAGGCATATGATCAGCAGTTTCTCTTCAAAGGACTGCATCTTGCTATGGAAAAGGGTAACGTTGTCTCTCTGATTGGACCATCTGGCAGTGGCAAGAGTACCCTATTGCGATGCCTGAATGGATTGGAACTATTTCAGAGAGGTTGCATAGCAGTTGATGGTCAAAGGCTCTATGGCGTCAATGAGCAGGCGTATCATAAGGAGCAAGCGGCTCTCGCAGTAAAGAATATCCGCCGGCAGGTCGGAATGGTCTTTCAGCAGTTTAATCTTTTTCCCCACATGTCCGTGCTTCACAACATAACCGTGGCTCCCATGCATGTGCTGGGTGTTGAGCAGGCCGAAGCCGAGGCACAAGCTGTTTCTTTACTCAGGAAGGTGCATCTGGAGAAAAAGGCGCAAAAATATCCGGGACAATTGTCAGGAGGTGAACAGCAGCGGGTGGCTATTGCCCGTGCCCTGGCGATGAAGCCTGAAGCGATGCTCTTTGATGAACCGACGTCCTCCCTTGACCCCGTGATGATTGAAGAGGTACTCCAGGTTATAAAGGACCTGGTGGTGGAAGGGATGACAACGATAATCGCAACGCATGAAATGGGCTTTGCACGGGACGTCTCGACCCGGGTGATCTTTCTCGATAAGGGTGAAATTGTGGAACAAGGCAGCCCGCAGGAGATGTTTTTCCATCCTCAAGGTGAGCGGACAAAGGCGTTTCTCAGTCGTTTTATGAAATGA